In Mesorhizobium sp. 113-3-3, a genomic segment contains:
- the gluQRS gene encoding tRNA glutamyl-Q(34) synthetase GluQRS, which yields MTLLTFRFAPSPNGELHLGHAYSALLNQRLAEAHDGRLLLRIEDIDTTRCTPQFEAGVLADLKWLGLAWEKPVRRQSEHFAQYQAVLDRLIQEDLVYPAFMSRGDIRAFIADSEKRGRDWPRDPDGVPLYPPIEKALAPNERKRRIADNEPFAWRLDVDAAVARVGDLAWTEFTDESLSATRSVEARPQDWGDVIVARRDIPTSYHLAVIVDDALQGVSHVVRGQDLFFATSVQRLLQELLGLPQPVYFHHRLILGPDGRKLSKSLGDTGLAKLRGAGASPDDIRRMVGL from the coding sequence ATGACGCTCCTGACATTCCGCTTCGCGCCCAGCCCCAACGGCGAACTGCATCTTGGCCACGCCTATTCGGCGCTTCTCAACCAGAGGCTCGCCGAGGCCCATGACGGCCGCCTGCTGCTGCGCATCGAGGATATCGACACAACGCGCTGCACGCCGCAATTCGAGGCGGGCGTGCTTGCCGACCTGAAATGGCTGGGCCTTGCCTGGGAAAAGCCGGTGCGCCGCCAATCCGAGCATTTCGCGCAGTATCAGGCGGTGCTCGACCGGCTGATCCAGGAGGATCTCGTCTATCCCGCCTTCATGAGCCGGGGCGACATCCGTGCCTTCATCGCCGACAGCGAAAAGCGCGGGCGCGACTGGCCGCGCGACCCTGACGGCGTGCCGTTATATCCCCCGATCGAAAAGGCATTGGCCCCGAACGAGCGCAAACGCCGCATCGCCGACAACGAACCCTTCGCCTGGCGGCTTGATGTCGATGCCGCTGTCGCGCGCGTCGGCGATCTCGCATGGACCGAATTCACCGATGAATCGCTGTCGGCGACCCGCTCGGTGGAGGCCCGCCCACAGGACTGGGGCGACGTGATCGTGGCGCGCCGCGACATCCCGACCAGCTACCACCTCGCCGTCATTGTCGACGATGCCCTGCAAGGCGTCAGCCATGTCGTGCGCGGGCAGGACCTGTTTTTCGCGACCAGCGTGCAGCGCCTGCTGCAGGAATTGCTCGGGCTGCCGCAACCCGTCTATTTTCACCATCGGCTCATCCTCGGCCCGGACGGGCGAAAGCTGTCGAAGAGCCTTGGCGACACCGGCCTTGCCAAATTGCGCGGGGCCGGCGCGTCACCTGACGATATCAGGCGGATGGTCGGTCTCTAA
- a CDS encoding DNA-3-methyladenine glycosylase family protein, with product MQRIATLDDIARGLDALCIIDPRLEKVRGMAGEVPLRLSEPGFRSLASIIVSQQVSRASADAIFGRLTKLVDPLTPQAILAAGEDMFREAGLSRPKQRGLIAVAQAVADGLDLLHLCSLDATEAITTMTAVPGIGPWTAEVYLLFAAGHPDIFPARDVALQSAVGHALGIDPRPPEKTLIALAESWSPWRGVASRLFWSYYRETRGRDAAPPS from the coding sequence ATGCAACGCATCGCCACACTGGACGACATCGCCCGCGGGCTCGATGCGCTTTGCATCATCGACCCGCGCCTGGAAAAGGTGCGCGGCATGGCCGGCGAGGTGCCGCTCCGGCTCTCGGAGCCGGGGTTCAGGAGCCTGGCCTCGATCATCGTCTCGCAACAGGTGTCGCGGGCAAGCGCCGATGCCATCTTCGGCCGGTTGACGAAGCTGGTCGATCCGCTGACGCCGCAGGCGATCCTGGCCGCCGGCGAGGACATGTTTCGCGAGGCCGGCCTGTCGCGGCCCAAGCAGCGCGGGCTGATCGCAGTCGCCCAGGCCGTGGCCGACGGGCTCGACCTCCTTCATCTCTGTTCACTGGACGCGACCGAGGCGATCACGACGATGACGGCGGTGCCTGGCATCGGCCCGTGGACAGCGGAAGTGTATCTTCTGTTTGCCGCCGGGCACCCCGACATTTTTCCCGCGCGCGACGTCGCGCTGCAGAGCGCGGTCGGCCATGCGCTCGGCATCGACCCGCGTCCGCCGGAGAAAACACTGATCGCTTTGGCCGAATCATGGAGCCCGTGGCGAGGTGTCGCATCGCGGCTTTTCTGGTCCTATTATCGCGAAACCAGGGGCAGGGACGCAGCGCCGCCGTCCTGA
- a CDS encoding HNH endonuclease — protein sequence MTVAVSPDGLPALVLNADYRPLSYYPLSLWSWQDAIKAVFLDRVNIVAEYEHAVSSPTFSMRLPSVVSLKAYVKPSRHPAFTRFNVFLRDRFQCQYCGTPDDLTFDHVIPRHRGGATTWENVVAACSPCNLRKGGMMPAHAKMWPLQKPYQPTVHDLHNNGRLFPPNHLHESWMDYLYWDVELEP from the coding sequence GTGACGGTTGCCGTATCTCCGGATGGGCTTCCAGCACTGGTGCTGAATGCGGATTACCGTCCGCTCAGCTATTACCCCTTGTCGCTCTGGTCGTGGCAGGACGCCATCAAGGCGGTGTTCCTCGACCGGGTGAACATCGTCGCCGAATACGAGCATGCGGTGTCCTCGCCGACCTTCTCGATGAGGCTGCCGAGCGTGGTCAGCCTGAAGGCCTATGTGAAGCCGTCCAGGCACCCGGCCTTCACCCGCTTCAATGTGTTCCTGCGCGACCGCTTCCAGTGCCAATATTGCGGCACGCCCGACGACCTGACCTTCGACCACGTCATTCCCCGCCATCGCGGCGGTGCGACGACCTGGGAGAATGTCGTCGCCGCCTGTTCGCCCTGCAATCTGCGGAAAGGCGGCATGATGCCGGCACACGCCAAGATGTGGCCGCTGCAGAAGCCCTATCAGCCGACCGTGCATGATTTGCACAACAACGGCCGCCTGTTCCCGCCCAACCATCTGCACGAAAGCTGGATGGATTATCTCTATTGGGATGTCGAGTTGGAGCCATAG
- a CDS encoding disulfide bond formation protein B produces MTATMNADTGRQRTRTALFLAVAMAATVGSALGFQYIGGYIPCHLCLEQRTPYYIGAPLMVLAVIASMLRAPAWLTRGLLGIGGLLMLYGLYLGVYHSGVEWQWWAGPTDCTAGAGPVDTGGKGVLDALDKFVPPSCDKAALRILGLSLAGWNAIASLILAAVAFRGALARD; encoded by the coding sequence ATGACAGCCACCATGAATGCCGACACCGGACGCCAGCGGACGCGGACCGCGCTGTTTCTCGCCGTCGCCATGGCCGCGACCGTCGGCTCGGCGCTCGGCTTCCAGTACATTGGCGGCTACATCCCCTGCCATCTCTGCCTGGAGCAGCGCACCCCCTACTACATCGGCGCGCCGCTGATGGTGCTGGCGGTGATTGCGTCGATGCTGCGCGCGCCGGCCTGGCTGACGCGCGGCCTGCTGGGCATTGGCGGCCTCCTGATGCTCTACGGCCTCTATCTCGGCGTCTACCATTCCGGCGTCGAATGGCAGTGGTGGGCCGGCCCGACCGATTGCACGGCGGGTGCCGGCCCGGTCGACACCGGCGGCAAGGGCGTGCTCGACGCGCTCGACAAATTCGTGCCGCCCTCCTGCGACAAGGCGGCCTTGCGCATCCTGGGCCTGTCGCTGGCCGGCTGGAATGCCATCGCCAGCCTGATCCTCGCCGCCGTCGCCTTCCGCGGCGCGCTGGCTCGCGACTGA
- a CDS encoding YqaA family protein, translating to MLRGLYDWTLSLAARKSAEWWLAIIAFIESSFFFVPADVLYLPMALARPDRAYRYALTATAASVLGGIAGWMIGYFAYDTIARPILEHFGGLETFERWQNSGTGLMLVLLVTSGLAHLPPIKVVTILAGALHVNLLIFIISAIVARGARFLLLAWLLRRYGESIREFIEKRLGLIAGAAAAALILLYIVFKYAF from the coding sequence ATGCTTCGCGGACTGTACGACTGGACCTTGTCGCTGGCGGCCCGGAAATCCGCGGAATGGTGGCTTGCCATCATCGCCTTCATTGAAAGCTCGTTTTTCTTCGTGCCGGCCGATGTGCTCTATCTGCCGATGGCGTTGGCACGCCCCGACCGCGCCTACCGCTATGCGCTGACCGCCACGGCCGCCTCGGTGCTGGGCGGCATCGCCGGCTGGATGATCGGCTATTTCGCCTACGACACCATCGCCCGTCCGATCCTGGAGCATTTCGGCGGCCTGGAGACCTTCGAGCGCTGGCAGAATTCCGGCACCGGCCTGATGCTGGTGCTGCTCGTTACTTCCGGTCTCGCGCACCTGCCCCCGATCAAGGTCGTCACCATCCTTGCCGGCGCCCTGCACGTCAATTTGCTGATCTTCATCATCTCGGCCATCGTCGCTCGCGGCGCGCGCTTCCTGCTGTTGGCCTGGCTGCTGCGCCGCTACGGCGAATCGATCCGCGAGTTCATCGAAAAGCGTCTCGGGCTGATCGCCGGCGCCGCGGCCGCTGCCCTGATTTTGCTCTATATCGTCTTCAAATACGCGTTCTAG
- a CDS encoding GNAT family N-acetyltransferase: MAAIPLLEETSGGTAGAMVSGLAGLSRDPDPAHIEILANNRPERKLAIYPASAGFDLVEELDYLCARTIEPNVFFNPRFLAPAMPRLEDREVRLAVIRDGDEYRNRLRLLVPISVERPVVPLGVPVMRTWSSPFGPLGTPLIDRDDPVGVVEDFFSMLSRPHLKLPKVFVLPDLRLDGPVASLLDTVAETRGLTLVTTGQTQRPVLDSELDGDDYLKASLRSHHYREFRRLKRRLADMGRLEHVVARGPEEIRHAIESFLTLEASGWKGRERTAMAIDRFRAAFAREAVHRLAEQDMCRIHSLTLDGRTIACLIVFVEAGVAYTWKTAYDETLAAYSPGTLLMIEVTRQHLDDPNIMMTDSCAVPDHPVMSRLWAERKPIGTLVIGLTPDADRLARQAASQLHLYRETRNMARLLRNRMKSLLRRR, encoded by the coding sequence ATGGCCGCCATCCCGTTGCTCGAGGAAACCAGCGGCGGCACCGCCGGCGCCATGGTGTCCGGCCTTGCCGGGCTGTCGCGCGATCCCGATCCCGCCCATATCGAAATCCTCGCCAACAACCGGCCGGAGCGCAAGCTTGCCATCTATCCGGCGTCCGCCGGCTTCGACCTGGTCGAGGAACTGGACTATCTCTGCGCCCGCACGATCGAGCCGAACGTCTTCTTCAACCCGCGCTTCCTGGCGCCGGCCATGCCCCGGCTGGAGGATCGCGAGGTGCGGCTTGCGGTGATCCGCGACGGCGACGAATACCGCAACCGGCTGCGGCTCCTCGTGCCGATTTCGGTGGAGCGTCCGGTGGTGCCGCTCGGCGTTCCGGTGATGCGCACCTGGTCGAGCCCGTTCGGTCCGCTCGGCACGCCGCTGATCGACCGCGACGATCCGGTCGGCGTCGTCGAGGATTTCTTCTCGATGCTGTCGCGCCCGCACCTCAAGCTGCCGAAGGTCTTCGTGCTGCCCGACCTCAGGCTCGACGGTCCGGTGGCTAGCCTGCTCGACACCGTAGCCGAGACGCGCGGCCTGACGCTGGTCACCACCGGCCAGACCCAACGCCCCGTGCTGGACAGCGAACTCGATGGCGACGACTATCTCAAGGCTTCGCTGCGCTCGCACCATTACCGCGAATTCCGCCGCCTGAAGCGGCGCCTTGCCGACATGGGCAGGCTGGAGCATGTGGTGGCGCGCGGCCCCGAGGAGATTCGTCACGCCATCGAGAGCTTCCTGACGCTGGAAGCGTCCGGCTGGAAGGGCCGCGAGCGCACCGCCATGGCGATCGACCGCTTCCGCGCCGCCTTCGCCCGCGAGGCCGTGCACCGGCTCGCCGAGCAGGACATGTGCCGCATCCATTCGCTGACGCTCGACGGCCGCACCATCGCCTGCCTGATCGTCTTTGTCGAAGCAGGCGTCGCCTATACCTGGAAGACGGCCTATGACGAGACGCTGGCAGCCTATTCGCCGGGCACGCTGCTGATGATCGAGGTCACCCGGCAACATCTCGACGACCCCAACATCATGATGACCGATTCCTGCGCGGTGCCGGACCACCCGGTGATGAGCCGGCTGTGGGCCGAGCGCAAGCCGATCGGCACGCTGGTGATCGGGCTGACGCCGGATGCCGACCGCCTGGCGCGGCAAGCCGCCTCGCAGTTGCATCTCTACCGCGAGACCCGCAACATGGCCCGACTGCTGCGCAACCGCATGAAGAGCTTGCTGAGACGGCGGTAG
- a CDS encoding lipopolysaccharide biosynthesis protein, which translates to MRFSAATTAGRFLPQRLALRVEPLLGRIDAVLFTADERGEAGRMSVIAFSIRIVSAVIAFISQVLMARWMGSFEYGIFVLVWVTMVIVGNLACLGFHTSVIRFIPEYRERGLMDELRGIVVASRLFVLIASTIIAGLGALGVWLAAPWIENYYVIPFILGVICLPMIALSDLLQGQARANSWALFALSPTYLIRPVLILLFMALMLFAGYAADARTAIFASIAATYVTTLAQLIGVTHRMERQIPAGPMKVHFAQWFIVSLPIFLVESFFFLLTNADVLMVGAYMDPNDVAVYFATVKTLALVHFVYFAVKAGVAQRYAQFTHGEPEKLAAFARETVSWTFWPSLLMALLVLLLGKPMLVLFGPEFTSGYPLLFLLVFGVVARAAVGPCESLLTMSGNQNICAAVYAMTLAFNIGLNVVLIPMFGLWGAAMATAFAMIFEAGALSFTVWRKLGIVMAIFVPAKGAA; encoded by the coding sequence GTGCGCTTTTCTGCGGCCACGACTGCCGGGCGGTTCTTGCCGCAGCGTTTGGCGCTGCGTGTCGAGCCGTTGCTTGGCCGCATCGACGCCGTGCTGTTCACCGCCGATGAGCGCGGCGAGGCCGGCCGCATGTCGGTCATCGCCTTCTCCATCCGCATCGTCAGCGCCGTCATCGCCTTCATCAGCCAGGTGCTGATGGCGCGCTGGATGGGTTCGTTCGAATACGGTATCTTCGTGCTGGTCTGGGTGACGATGGTTATCGTCGGCAACCTCGCCTGCCTCGGCTTCCACACCTCGGTCATCCGCTTCATCCCCGAATACCGCGAACGCGGCCTGATGGACGAACTGCGCGGCATCGTCGTGGCCAGCCGCCTGTTCGTGCTGATCGCCTCCACCATCATCGCCGGGCTCGGCGCGCTTGGCGTCTGGCTGGCGGCGCCCTGGATCGAAAACTACTATGTGATTCCCTTCATCCTCGGCGTCATCTGCCTGCCTATGATCGCGCTGTCGGACCTCTTGCAAGGCCAGGCCAGAGCGAACAGCTGGGCGCTTTTCGCCCTGTCGCCGACCTATCTGATACGGCCGGTGCTGATCCTGCTGTTCATGGCGCTGATGCTTTTCGCCGGCTACGCCGCCGATGCCAGGACGGCGATCTTCGCCTCGATCGCCGCCACCTATGTCACCACGCTGGCGCAGCTGATCGGCGTCACGCACCGCATGGAAAGGCAGATCCCGGCCGGGCCGATGAAGGTGCATTTCGCGCAATGGTTCATCGTCTCGCTGCCGATCTTCCTGGTCGAGAGCTTCTTCTTCCTGCTCACCAATGCCGATGTGCTGATGGTCGGCGCCTATATGGATCCCAACGACGTCGCCGTCTATTTCGCCACGGTCAAGACGCTGGCGCTGGTGCATTTCGTCTATTTCGCCGTCAAGGCCGGCGTCGCCCAGCGCTATGCGCAGTTCACCCATGGCGAGCCGGAAAAACTTGCCGCCTTCGCCCGCGAGACGGTGTCGTGGACCTTTTGGCCCTCGCTGCTGATGGCGCTGCTGGTGCTGCTGCTGGGCAAGCCCATGCTGGTGCTGTTCGGGCCCGAATTCACATCGGGCTATCCGCTGCTGTTCCTGCTCGTCTTCGGCGTCGTGGCGCGCGCCGCCGTAGGCCCTTGCGAAAGCCTGCTCACCATGAGCGGCAACCAGAACATCTGCGCCGCCGTCTATGCCATGACACTGGCCTTCAACATCGGCCTCAACGTGGTGCTGATCCCGATGTTCGGCCTGTGGGGCGCCGCCATGGCCACCGCCTTCGCCATGATCTTCGAGGCCGGCGCGCTGTCCTTCACGGTGTGGCGCAAGCTCGGCATCGTCATGGCTATCTTCGTGCCTGCCAAAGGAGCCGCCTGA
- the secA gene encoding preprotein translocase subunit SecA — protein MVSLGGLARKVFGSSNDRRVKSTRPRVEAINAMENEMRALSDAELAGRTEKFRQDIANGASLDDLLVPAFATAREAARRVLGMRPFDVQLIGGMVLHNGGIAEMRTGEGKTLVATLPVYLNALAGKGVHVVTVNDYLATRDSEWMGRVYKFLGLSVGVIVHGLSDEERSTAYAADVTYATNNELGFDYLRDNMKYERAQMVQRGHNYAIVDEVDSILVDEARTPLIISGPLEDRSEMYNTIDTFIIQLQPQDYEIDEKQKTSIFTEEGTEKLENMLRDADLLKGESLYDVENVAIVHHVNNALKAHRLFQRDKDYIVRNGEIVIIDEFTGRMMPGRRYSEGLHQALEAKEHVAIQPENQTLASVTFQNYFRLYKKLSGMTGTALTEAEEFGNIYGLEVTEIPTNLPVIRKDEDDEVYRTVEEKYKAIVKEIREASAKGQPTLVGTTSIEKSEQLADRLRKEGFKDFEVLNARHHEREAAIVAQAGKPGAITIATNMAGRGTDIKLGGNAEMRIADELGDMPEGPEREAREKEIHADIERLKEKALAAGGLYVLATERHESRRIDNQLRGRSGRQGDPGRSKFFLSLQDDLMRIFGSERMDGMLQKLGLKEDEAIIHPWINKALEKAQKKVEARNFDIRKNLLKYDDVSNDQRKVVFEQRIELMDGEGLSETIAEMREGVIDEIVAKAIPENAYAEQWDVAGLKAEVAEFLNLDLPVEEWAKEEGIAEDDIRERITAAADAAAKERSERFGPEVMNYVERSVVLQTLDHLWREHIVNLDHLRSVVGFRGYAQRDPLQEYKGEAFELFQAMLGNLRQAVTAQLMRVELVRQAAEAPPPEAPDMFGTHIDGTTGENDFEGGETALLVRQEQNAVVAPEDRDPNNQATWGKVGRNEACPCGSGKKYKHCHGAFA, from the coding sequence ATGGTCAGTCTCGGCGGTCTCGCCCGTAAGGTTTTCGGTTCCTCCAACGACCGTCGGGTCAAATCGACCCGGCCCCGTGTCGAGGCGATCAACGCCATGGAAAACGAGATGCGGGCGCTGTCCGACGCCGAACTCGCGGGGCGCACGGAAAAATTCCGCCAGGATATCGCCAATGGCGCCAGCCTTGACGACCTGCTGGTCCCGGCCTTCGCCACCGCGCGCGAGGCGGCACGCCGCGTGCTCGGCATGCGCCCCTTCGACGTCCAGCTGATCGGCGGCATGGTCCTGCACAATGGCGGCATCGCCGAGATGCGCACCGGCGAGGGCAAGACCCTGGTCGCGACGCTGCCGGTCTACCTCAACGCGCTGGCCGGCAAGGGCGTCCACGTCGTCACCGTCAACGACTATCTGGCCACGCGCGACTCCGAATGGATGGGCCGCGTCTACAAATTCCTCGGCCTCTCGGTCGGCGTCATCGTCCACGGCCTGTCGGACGAGGAACGCAGCACCGCCTACGCCGCCGACGTCACCTACGCCACCAACAACGAACTCGGCTTCGACTATCTGCGCGACAACATGAAGTACGAGCGCGCCCAGATGGTGCAGCGCGGCCACAATTACGCGATCGTCGACGAAGTCGATTCCATCCTGGTCGACGAGGCGCGCACGCCGCTGATCATTTCCGGTCCGCTCGAGGACCGCTCGGAAATGTACAACACCATCGACACTTTCATCATCCAGCTGCAGCCGCAGGATTATGAGATTGACGAGAAGCAGAAGACCTCGATCTTCACCGAGGAAGGCACCGAGAAGCTGGAGAATATGCTGCGCGATGCCGACCTGTTGAAGGGCGAGTCGCTCTATGACGTCGAGAACGTCGCCATCGTCCACCACGTGAACAACGCGCTGAAGGCGCACCGGCTGTTCCAGCGCGATAAGGACTACATCGTGCGCAACGGCGAGATCGTCATCATCGACGAGTTCACCGGCCGCATGATGCCCGGCCGCCGCTATTCGGAAGGCCTGCACCAGGCGCTCGAAGCCAAGGAGCATGTGGCGATCCAACCGGAGAACCAGACGCTCGCCTCCGTCACCTTCCAGAACTACTTCCGCCTCTACAAGAAGCTGTCCGGCATGACCGGCACGGCGCTGACCGAGGCCGAGGAATTCGGCAACATCTACGGCCTCGAAGTCACCGAGATCCCGACCAATCTGCCGGTCATCCGCAAGGACGAGGACGACGAGGTCTATCGGACGGTCGAGGAGAAATACAAGGCGATCGTCAAGGAGATCCGCGAAGCCAGCGCCAAGGGCCAGCCGACGCTGGTCGGCACGACCTCGATCGAGAAGTCAGAGCAGCTGGCGGATCGCCTGCGCAAGGAAGGCTTCAAGGATTTCGAGGTGCTGAACGCCCGCCATCACGAGCGCGAGGCGGCGATCGTCGCCCAGGCCGGCAAGCCGGGCGCCATCACCATCGCCACCAACATGGCCGGCCGCGGCACCGACATCAAGCTCGGCGGCAATGCCGAAATGCGCATCGCCGATGAGCTCGGCGACATGCCTGAGGGCCCCGAGCGCGAGGCCCGCGAAAAGGAAATCCACGCCGACATCGAGCGCCTGAAGGAAAAGGCGCTGGCCGCCGGCGGTCTGTACGTGCTCGCCACCGAGCGCCATGAATCGCGCCGCATCGACAACCAGCTGCGTGGCCGCTCCGGCCGCCAGGGCGACCCGGGCCGTTCGAAATTCTTCCTGTCGCTGCAGGACGATCTGATGCGCATATTCGGCTCCGAGCGCATGGACGGCATGCTGCAGAAGCTCGGCCTCAAGGAAGACGAGGCGATCATCCATCCCTGGATCAACAAGGCGCTGGAAAAGGCGCAGAAGAAGGTCGAGGCACGCAACTTCGACATCCGCAAGAACCTCCTGAAATATGACGACGTCTCCAACGACCAGCGCAAGGTGGTGTTCGAGCAGCGCATCGAGCTGATGGACGGCGAAGGCCTGTCGGAAACCATTGCCGAGATGCGCGAGGGCGTCATCGACGAGATCGTCGCCAAGGCCATTCCCGAAAACGCCTATGCCGAGCAGTGGGATGTCGCCGGCCTGAAGGCCGAGGTCGCCGAATTCCTCAATCTCGACCTGCCGGTCGAGGAGTGGGCCAAGGAAGAAGGCATCGCCGAGGACGACATCCGCGAGCGCATCACTGCCGCAGCCGACGCCGCCGCCAAGGAGCGCTCCGAGCGCTTCGGCCCCGAAGTGATGAACTATGTCGAGCGCTCCGTCGTGCTGCAGACGCTCGACCATCTGTGGCGCGAGCACATCGTCAACCTCGACCATTTGCGTTCGGTCGTCGGCTTCCGCGGCTACGCCCAGCGCGATCCGCTGCAGGAATACAAGGGCGAAGCCTTCGAGCTGTTCCAGGCGATGCTCGGCAATCTGCGCCAGGCCGTCACCGCGCAGCTGATGCGCGTCGAACTGGTCCGCCAGGCCGCCGAAGCCCCGCCCCCGGAAGCGCCCGACATGTTCGGCACGCATATTGACGGCACCACCGGCGAGAACGATTTCGAAGGCGGCGAAACCGCCCTCCTGGTGCGCCAGGAGCAGAACGCCGTCGTCGCCCCCGAAGACCGCGACCCCAACAACCAGGCAACCTGGGGCAAAGTCGGCCGCAACGAAGCCTGCCCCTGCGGCTCCGGCAAGAAATACAAGCACTGCCACGGCGCGTTTGCGTAA
- a CDS encoding peptidylprolyl isomerase, protein MPLLFRRASLASLGLAFGLSALCLSPVMAQEAAPAAPADAATAPAAAPVDPNAVVATVNGQPLTEADLVLAEGELSQQFAQLPPEQRRAAALSAAIEIRVMAAKAVTDGLDKDPDFQRRMAFLQQRALHGEMVEKGVVDKVTDAEIRARYDQEIANTPPVNEVHARHILVKTKEEAEAIIKQLDGGADFQKLANEHTSDPSGKSNGGDLGWFGPGQMVPEFDKAAFALEVGKYTKEPVQSQFGWHVIKLEDKRAKQPPAFDDVKDQAKQAVIRDKYFALVKSLRAGAKVEIPDAKLKQAVDTMEAGK, encoded by the coding sequence ATGCCCTTGTTGTTCCGCCGTGCGTCGCTCGCCAGCCTTGGTCTGGCCTTCGGCCTGTCGGCTCTTTGCCTGTCGCCTGTGATGGCGCAGGAGGCCGCTCCTGCTGCTCCGGCCGATGCCGCCACGGCACCGGCTGCTGCACCGGTCGACCCGAACGCCGTGGTCGCCACGGTCAACGGCCAGCCCTTGACCGAAGCCGACCTGGTGCTTGCCGAAGGCGAGCTTTCGCAGCAATTCGCGCAGCTGCCGCCCGAGCAGCGCCGCGCCGCTGCCCTTTCGGCGGCCATCGAAATCCGCGTCATGGCCGCCAAGGCCGTTACCGACGGCCTCGACAAGGATCCCGACTTCCAGCGCCGCATGGCCTTCCTGCAGCAGCGCGCGCTGCATGGCGAGATGGTCGAGAAGGGCGTCGTCGACAAGGTTACCGACGCCGAGATCCGCGCCCGTTACGACCAGGAAATCGCCAACACGCCGCCGGTCAACGAAGTGCATGCCCGTCACATCCTCGTGAAGACGAAGGAAGAGGCCGAGGCGATCATCAAGCAGCTCGACGGTGGCGCCGATTTCCAGAAGCTCGCCAACGAGCACACCAGCGATCCCTCGGGCAAGTCCAATGGCGGCGACCTCGGCTGGTTCGGACCTGGCCAGATGGTGCCGGAGTTCGACAAGGCGGCTTTCGCGCTCGAGGTCGGCAAATACACCAAGGAGCCGGTGCAGTCGCAGTTCGGCTGGCACGTCATCAAGCTCGAGGACAAGCGCGCCAAGCAGCCGCCGGCCTTCGACGACGTCAAGGACCAGGCCAAGCAGGCGGTCATCCGTGACAAGTATTTCGCGCTGGTCAAGTCGCTGCGCGCCGGCGCCAAGGTCGAGATCCCCGACGCCAAGCTGAAGCAGGCCGTCGATACGATGGAAGCCGGCAAGTAA
- a CDS encoding TetR/AcrR family transcriptional regulator, which translates to MGEIADPARKSIGARRNPDSAEAILEAAEAVLIEAGYAGFSIEAVARRARAGKPTIYRWWPSKAALLLEVYQRQKRVDIPDTGSLEEDLVGFLINLFTHWRETSSGSVFKSLIAEAQSDETAAAALAGYAGARRTHTGQIIERAKARGEIAGDIDPGVVADLIASYAWRHLLTNRLDEPEATIRKMVRYLVHGIAASGR; encoded by the coding sequence ATGGGCGAAATCGCCGATCCGGCACGCAAATCGATTGGCGCCAGGCGCAATCCCGACAGCGCCGAAGCCATTCTGGAGGCTGCCGAAGCCGTGCTGATCGAGGCCGGCTATGCCGGCTTCTCGATCGAGGCGGTGGCGCGGCGCGCCCGTGCCGGCAAGCCGACCATCTATCGCTGGTGGCCGAGCAAGGCGGCGCTGCTGCTCGAAGTATACCAGCGCCAGAAGCGCGTCGACATTCCCGATACGGGAAGCCTTGAGGAGGATCTCGTCGGCTTCCTGATCAATCTGTTCACACACTGGCGCGAGACATCGTCGGGCAGTGTTTTCAAATCGCTGATCGCCGAGGCGCAGTCGGATGAAACCGCGGCCGCCGCCCTTGCCGGCTATGCCGGAGCGCGCCGCACCCACACCGGCCAGATCATCGAGCGCGCCAAGGCACGCGGCGAGATCGCCGGCGATATCGATCCGGGTGTGGTCGCCGATCTCATCGCTTCCTACGCGTGGCGGCATCTCTTGACCAACCGGCTCGACGAGCCCGAGGCGACGATACGCAAGATGGTCCGCTATCTCGTGCACGGCATAGCGGCATCAGGCAGATGA